The Rattus rattus isolate New Zealand chromosome 1, Rrattus_CSIRO_v1, whole genome shotgun sequence genome includes a region encoding these proteins:
- the LOC116901454 gene encoding protein FAM104A-like: MLIWGKLKLGFEVHIDFLFDMFPPLPNATCCRIKRGPDDNEDENHHPPRSKRTRKDQALQDPRAMEATSSENRKNQTNINNPNHERVPENDVNQSTAKLDSSIPGLSQKEEYEVCQDQESYSHINNILKEAHFYSLQKRRHSLS, from the exons ATGCTTATTTGGGGGAAATTGAAGTTGGGCTTTGAGGTACACATAGACTTCCTGTTTGACATGTTTCCTCCACTGCCTAATGCCACCTGCTGCAGAAT AAAACGAGGACCAGATGACAACGAGGATGAAAACCACCATCCCCCTCGTTCTAAGAGAACAAGGAAGGACCAGGCCCTACAGGATCCTCGTGCTATGGAG gCGACAAGCAGTGAAAATAGAAAGAACCAAACCAACATCAATAATCCCAACCATGAGAGAGTGCCCGAAAATGACGTAAATCAGAGCACTGCTAAATTAGACTCCAGTATCCCTGGGTTGTCCCAAAAGGAGGAGTATGAAGTCTGCCAAGACCAAGAATCTTACTCACATATTAACAACATCTTGAAGGAGGCTCATTTTTATAGCCTCCAAAAGAGAAGACATTCTCTGAGCTGA